From one Colletotrichum destructivum chromosome 3, complete sequence genomic stretch:
- a CDS encoding Putative NACHT nucleoside triphosphatase, P-loop containing nucleoside triphosphate hydrolase, with amino-acid sequence MMSGSRLSLALQSPDKISANRSISPSHQDGNQDGLKHALAVFQATLTDDERAKLQSLKGTSCDADSVITFTADLDRANPARKGRSIATRLFSLLQIVQQFNHTVDTYVSSHPEIAALVWGSVKLAFTVLANFTSYFQQFSELLRGFDRLCPVFAEYRLLFPNSARLRDATYEFHASVICCCSQIMIAIRKPWQQQLLGAVVQSFHGEMKPYVDDVRLRAENVQDEISLAKSQADQKEHLSQAEERRQAAETRKGLAKWFSQSEKQVGCLRQANETANNERKWETLLTKLSSYDYASAFKIAREKRHLGTAEWVFDEAQFQEWYTCEKSSMLHIMGKIGSGKTILTANIVDYLIKHRRLSQVVSFFFVCFDLPESMKCEQILRSLIRQALDQFSTLETLLPALEASNESFFETSTLLDLWSKKASSVDELFIVLDGFDECSATERKAFLNALVQMYRACNGSTRVKTLISSRESIRQEVILCDSACFTLTLGSDGIIHDLSRYVSEIVSEKLSVGELKIKDPLLAKDIIREISLGGEGMFLWVSLTIEDICSRHTDSKIREALDHIPRKLPETFDRALQRVISNGNEDIAQNIFKWTAVVRQPLKLEQLKEALSVEPLQEYSRPDRFVNGIDRLSVWCENLVQIEYSDETVRFSHHSIRKYLLEPASGPLEAFHFDYESADSTVGILCLTYLNFNDFKSALMDPKPTSNRLPVVSPADLAGTVVKSAVSGSSGVRIARLVKRSLGKSTPYSVPIPLPTPLQATSSGNATNIVQTEYPFLEYAKSHWYTHRLSPTTSTSHCKMLLRTMVESEHAPWWDPEWRPPGIRVFNSRQWLDYLEYGWPVKKACEVPPPDFSDSDVALHKAVVYADSIDNHVLLEHLLTKFVDRSQPISPYVLQGLLPRKRAVAIVDGAVSQCFYSGLVNLATRYIARGGAIWPAGCPDNFHTDCHHELGMHQDIHLILTRSSPFRSHKERWLEPFVRLSTLPMDDWLFSYLRDSFSILPPAKLLFTRTASGKGILSIILERDGDWSLKAATWLLERYASKGEQDVVSAAYDALKSALWYKKSTAMNFLLESIERMVPSVEDTELDLVFRVLITKSHPDETLWLELLDNVKTILGYEKTRGAKALSTSLFESIRVEKWDLAITFVSFHARLDFLVTLGSALDVLSAFFNSALECATSSTEGKRCGLRVLKRLDVSTLVYCPKHMGAAKYLLKSLKDEACHVPESMSLYRSLRNSVLLWNRNEYSLV; translated from the exons ATGATGAGCGGCAGCCGGCTCTCGTTAGCGTTACAATCCCCAGATAAAATATCGGCCAATAGGTCTATCAGTCCATCTCACCAGGACGGGAACCAAGATGGCCTCAAGCATGCGCTGGCCGTTTTTCAGGCCACTCTAACCGATGATGAGCGCGCAAAACTCCAATCTCTCAAGGGCACCTCGTGCGATGCCGACTCCGTCATCACCTTCACCGCAGACTTGGACCGCGCCAACCCCGCCCGCAAAGGCAGAAGCATCGCTACGAGGTTGTTTTCGCTCCTGCAGATCGTCCAGCAATTCAACCATACCGTGGACACATACGTCTCGTCGCACCCCGAAATCGCTGCTCTTGTTTGGGGTTCGGTGAAGTTAGCTTTCACG GTGTTGGCCAATTTCACGTCGTATTTCCAACAGTTTTCCGAGCTTCTTCGAGGGTTTGACCGGCTCTGTCCAGTATTTGCCGAGTATCGGCTGCTTTTCCCCAATTCGGCGCGATTGAGAGATGCGACGTACGAATTTCATGCCTCAGTAATATGTTGTTGCTCACAGATCATGATCGCAATCAGAAAGCCTT GGCAGCAACAACTTTTGGGTGCTGTTGTCCAGTCTTTCCACGGGGAGATGAAACCCTACGTTGACGATGTGCGGCTGAGGGCGGAAAATGTTCAGGACGAGATATCGCTCGCCAAATCTCAGGCAGATCAAAAGGAGCACCTTTCACAGGCAGAAGAGCGTCGTCAGGCTGCGGAAACTAGGAAAGGCCTCGCCAAATGGTTTTCTCAGTCAGAGAAGCAAGTCGGATGTCTCAGACAAGCTAACGAAACTGCGAACAATG AACGGAAATGGGAGACGTTGTTGACCAAACTCTCTTCGTATGATTATGCGTCCGCCTTTAAGATTGCGAGGGAGAAACGTCATCTGGGCACGGCCGAATGGGTTTTTGATGAAGCACAGTTTCAGGAGTGGTACACCTGCGAGAAATCTAGCATGCTACATATCATGGGGAAAA TTGGCTCTGGAAAGACCATACTGAC TGCAAACATTGTCGACTATCTCATCAAGCACCGGCGTCTAAGCCAGGTTGTTTCGTTCTTTTTCGTATGTTTCGACCTCCCGGAAAGTATGAAGTGCGAGCAAATCCTTCGGTCGCTGATTCGACAAGCCTTGGATCAATTCTCCACTCTCGAGACGCTTTTACCTGCTCTTGAAGCCTCGAATGAATCGTTCTTTGAGACGAGTACCCTGTTGGATCTTTGGTCCAAGAAAGCAAGTTCAGTCGACGAGCTTTTCATAGTCTTGGACGGGTTCGACGAATGTTCCGCTACTGAACGGAAGGCGTTTCTCAACGCTCTCGTCCAAATGTACCGGGCATGTAACGGCTCGACAAGGGTGAAAACCCTGATTTCGTCGAGAGAGAGCATAAGACAAGAAGTCATTCTGTGCGATTCGGCCTGTTTCACCCTGACCTTGGGCTCGGATGGTATCATTCACGACCTCTCCAGATACGTGAGCGAGATTGTTTCTGAAAAGCTCTCTGTAGGCGAGCTGAAAATCAAGGATCCTCTCCTAGCCAAAGATATCATACGAGAGATCAGCcttgggggggaagggat GTTTCTTTGGGTATCTCTGACGATCGAAGACATTTGTTCCCGGCACACAGATTCCAAAATCCGAGAAGCTTTGGATCACATACCTAGAAAGCTCCCTGAAACATTCGATCGAGCGCTCCAACGCGTCATCTCGAACGGAAACGAAGATATTGCACAGAACATCTTTAAGTGGACCGCCGTCGTTCGCCAACCGCTGAAGCTAGAACAGCTCAAGGAGGCCTTGTCGGTGGAACCGCTCCAAGAGTACTCTCGGCCAGATCGCTTCGTCAACGGAATCGATCGCCTTTCGGTCTGGTGTGAAAACCTGGTCCAAATCGAATATTCAGACGAGACAGTTCGCTTCAGCCATCATTCGATCCGAAAGTATCTGCTGGAGCCTGCTTCGGGACCACTCGAAGCTTTTCATTTCGACTACGAAAGCGCGGACAGCACTGTAGGTATCCTATGCCTTACTTACCTCAACTTCAACGACTTCAAGAGCGCATTGATGGATCCCAAACCCACTTCCAACCGTCTACCAGTAGTCAGCCCTGCAGACCTAGCCGGAACGGTCGTGAAGTCGGCAGTCTCGGGATCCTCCGGCGTGCGGATTGCTCGCTTGGTCAAAAGGTCTCTCGGGAAGTCCACACCGTACTCTGTGCCTATCCCGCTGCCAACACCATTGCAAGCAACCTCATCTGGGAACGCAACGAACATTGTTCAAACCGAGTATCCCTTTCTTGAGTATGCCAAGAGCCATTGGTATACACACAGACTATCACCGACCACTTCCACCTCGCATTGCAAGATGCTGTTGCGGACCATGGTTGAAAGTGAGCACGCGCCCTGGTGGGATCCGGAGTGGCGACCGCCTGGCATTCGAGTGTTCAACAGCAGACAATGGCTGGACTACCTGGAGTACGGCTGGCCGGTCAAAAAAGCATGCGAAGTTCCTCCGCCAGACTTCTCAGATTCCGACGTCGCCCTTCACAAGGCCGTAGTTTACGCCGATTCTATCGACAATCATGTGTTGCTGGAGCACTTATTGACAAAATTTGTCGATCGGTCACAACCAATAAGTCCTTATGTCCTTCAAGGCTTATTGCCTCGCAAGAGAGCGGTTGCAATCGTTGACGGTGCGGTATCTCAATGTTTTTACAGTGGTTTGGTCAACTTGGCCACCAGATACATCGCCCGAGGTGGCGCAATATGGCCTGCTGGCTGCCCGGACAACTTCCATACCGATTGCCATCATGAACTCGGCATGCACCAAGATATTCACCTCATTCTCACGAGAAGTTCTCCATTCCGTTCACACAAGGAGCGGTGGCTAGAACCATTTGTGAGACTTTCGACCCTTCCGATGGACGACTGGTTGTTCAGCTACCTGAGAGACTCATTTTCAATCTTGCCACCCGCAAAGCTGTTATTTACGCGGACAGCAAGCGGGAAAGGCATCCTATCCATAATTCTCGAGAGAGATGGCGATTGGTCTCTCAAGGCCGCCACTTGGTTGCTAGAGAGATATGCTTCCAAGGGGGAACAAGATGTTGTCTCAGCAGCCTACGACGCCTTGAAATCTGCTCTTTGGTACAAAAAATCGACGGCGATGAATTTCCTGCTCGAGTCGATTGAGAGAATGGTGCCTAGTGTGGAAGACACTGAACTCGATTTGGTTTTCCGCGTACTTATCACCAAAAGTCATCCCGATGAAACCCTCTGGCTGGAGCTCCTAGACAACGTCAAAACTATACTGGGATACGAAAAAACGAGGGGGGCGAAGGCTCTTTCTACGTCACTGTTCGAATCAATCCGTGTGGAGAAATGGGACCTCGCGATCACGTTTGTCAGCTTTCATGCCAGGCTGGACTTCCTAGTGACACTAGGCTCGGCTCTCGACGTGCTGTCCGCGTTCTTCAACTCGGCTCTTGAATGCGCCACGTCTTCCACTGAAGGCAAGCGATGTGGCTTGCGGGTTTTAAAGCGTCTAGATGTTTCTACTCTTGTGTACTGTCCAAAACACATGGGCGCGGCCAAATATTTACTGAAATCGCTAAAGGATGAAGCTTGCCATGTACCCGAGTCCATGAGTCTGTACCGATCGCTAAGAAATTCTGTATTGCTGTGGAATCGAAACGAGTATTCGTTGGTGTAG
- a CDS encoding Putative BRCT domain, poly(ADP-ribose) polymerase, regulatory domain, WGR domain-containing protein — MPPRRSGRSAAAATASAPAAPAAPATQPLDGAVVCISGTFDKKRAELESWLASLGAGIAKSITKKTTHLITMPEEFNAVTTKVASAQKNDIAIVSLQWAEDCESQATLLPKTGYEHGQQAAATNGPKKNGASSQASTAPKANGAGKKRAKADAQSDSESDVKPDVKKQKAATGFKGKKKQSADDDADDKTDVKTQVAAADTKGKAGNSAPKALNVPLDEGCKVQGTVYIAPDGVIYDASLNQTNATSNNNKFYRIQLIQNGTTYKTWTRWGRVGEWGQSAILGSGTLADALSNFDKKFKDKSGLTWANRADDPKPKKYAFIERSYEPDSDSDDDDGDNAGPAVKVKDEESDDAPEPVQCTLEKPVEELMNLIFNQQYFRDAMTSMNYDANKLPLGKLSKNTILRGFQALKDLGALFNDSTLADSKYSMTVPAATEYLSNLYYTLIPHAFGRNRPPVIRSGDMLKKEVDLLDSLSDMKVASDLMKVDRKVHDVHPADRQYQGLGMDEMTPIDRTSSEFALLSEYLQGSKGATHPVNYKVEDIFRIERQGELERFEKSEFSSIKSDRRLLWHGSRVTNYGGILSQGLRIAPPEAPVSGYMFGKGIYLADMSSKSANYCVSGSSGGQALLLLCEAELGDPMQKLVNSSYNAGETAKANGMWSTWGQGQTGPSQWKDAGCVNPSLKGIKMPDVSVKPGNTNYPNAWLQYNEYIVYDLAQVRLRYLFRVKM, encoded by the exons ATGCCCCCAAGAAGGTCGGGCAGGTCAGCTGCTGCGGCCACCGCCAGCGCGCCGGCCGCTCCAGCTGCTCCGGCCACCCAGCCAttggacggcgccgttgtctGCATCAGCGGCACCTTTGACAAGAAgcgcgccgagctcgagtCCTGGCTCGCGTCCCTAGGCGCCGGCATCGCAAAGTCCATCACCAAGAAGACGACCCACCTCATCACCATGCCCGAGGAGTTCAATGCCGTCACCACAAAGGTCGCCTCGGCCCAGAAGAACGACATTGCCATTGTCAGCCTGCAGTGGGCCGAGGATTGCGAGTCCCAGGcgaccctcctccccaaGACTGGCTACGAACATGGTCAGCAAGCAGCCGCGACCAATGGGCCCAAGAAGAACGGAGCTTCGTCGCaggccagcacggcgcccaaggccaacggcgcAGGAAAAAAGCGCGCCAAGGCCGATGCGCAATCCGACAGCGAGAGCGATGTCAAGCCCGAcgtcaagaagcagaaggcgGCCACAGGTTTCAAGGGCAAGAAAAAGCAGagtgccgacgacgatgctgacGACAAGACTGACGTGAAGACACAAGTCGCTGCCGCAGAcaccaagggcaaggcggGCAACAGTGCTCCCAAGGCACTCAACGTTCCGCTCGACGAGGGATGCAAGGTCCAGGGGACCGTCTACATCGCCCCCGACGGTGTCATTTACGACGCTTCGCTCAACCAAACGAATGCCACgagcaacaacaacaagtTTTACCGCATTCAG CTCATTCAAAACGGTACGACGTACAAAACGTGGACTCGTTGGGGCAGAGTCGGCGAATGGGGTCAAAGTGCGAtcctcggcagcggcacccTTGCCGATGCTCTGAGCAACTTCGATAAGAAGTTCAAAGACAAAAGCGGCCTCACCTGGGCCAATCGTGCAGACGACCCAAAGCCCAAAAAGTACGCCTTCATTGAGCGCAGCTACGAGCCAGACtccgacagcgacgacgatgacggcgacaaTGCTGGTCCCGCCGTTAAGGTCAAGGATGAGGAGTCCGATGACGCTCCGGAGCCGGTCCAGTGCACGTTGGAGAAGCCTGTCGAAGAGCTGATGAACCTCATCTTCAACCAGCAGTACTTCCGCGATGCCATGACGTCCATGAACTACGATGCCAACAAGTTGCCGCTCGGCAAGCTCAGCAAGAACACGATTCTCCGCGGTTTCCAGGCACTCAAGGACCTTGGTGCGCTCTTCAACGATTCGACACTCGCCGATTCCAAGTATAGCATGACCGTACCGGCAGCAACTGAGTACCTGTCGAACTTGTACTACACCCTGATCCCCCACGCCTTCGGCCGCAACCGTCCTCCCGTCATTCGTAGCGGTGATatgctcaagaaggaggtcGACTTGCTCGACAGTCTTTCCGACATGAAGGTTGCGTCCGATCTTATGAAGGTCGACCGCAAGGTCCACGACGTTCACCCCGCCGACAGACAGTACCAGGGTCTCGGTATGGATGAGATGACTCCAATCGATCGCACAAGCTCAGAGTTTGCTCTTCTCTCCGAGTACCTTCAAGGATCCAAGGGCGCGACCCACCCCGTCAACTACAAGGTGGAGGATATCTTCCGCATTGAAAGACAGGGAGAGTTGGAGCGCTTTGAAAAGAGCGAGTTCTCGTCCATCAAGTCAGACCGACGCTTGCTTTGGCACGGCTCTCGAGTGACGAATTACGGCGGTATCCTTAGCCAGGGTCTGCGGATCGCCCCTCCCGAGGCCCCCGTGTCTGGGTACATGTTCGGCAAGGGTATCTATCTCGCTGACATGTCCTCCAAGTCGGCAAACTACTGCGTCTCCGGTAGCTCTGGTGGTCAGGCCTTGTTGCTTCTCTGTgaggccgagctcggcgacCCGATGCAGAAGCTCGTCAACTCGAGCTACAACGCCGGCGAGACCGCCAAAGCGAATGGCATGTGGTCCACCTGGGGCCAGGGTCAGACCGGTCCCAGCCAGTGGAAGGATGCCGGCTGCGTCAACCCATCGCTCAAGGGTATCAAGATG CCCGATGTGAGTGTGAAGCCGGGAAATACCAACTACCCCAACGCATGGCTCCAGTACAACGAGTACATTGTCTACGATCTTGCACAGGTTCGCCTCCGCTACCTGTTCCGCGTCAAGATGTAG
- a CDS encoding Putative F-box domain-containing protein yields MSQTTLSAPTPPMSNPIMYTPTNPQSRSPFNKVPLEVLLRISSLLNTTELSALRLTCRSIEQSLFNTFMKEYFTKRQFMLTEFSLQALIDISKSRLSDCLDHVIIGLNCFTRHYFPPGKEACETRYREAQADHFALVHSGQHVLMLTEAFRNLKNLKTVGIRDYNSKARSLRDGFTATWASYGATTLEKETEVNLFRVPIDEIQAYTNKVFISLFTALGNAGARPKAFELLRKGQGVPSDDAFNLFTSYLGPKVAPVIEGLETFICVVNVANGPFRTTAPTHGAEDNTAFSRRRHDYLLRLFLGYMSNLKHLRLNFSHPGNNSDAVDHFINWLGTPAFKSPSTPPIFDPQLPSPPPPVAFPHLEELNLGFLDAEPKRLIHLVRKLSPTLKKLEFWKLTLWNKAAEARGTEERRDHYKVNLWAKMLKALCDVPNLNLDHIMIGSPAQRTFMTNTKVWFHSKDASPNDKVDRKEYTGIDWKHFVEELAGQVKAELPLETSSDSDEDDVYDSDMDDNLMEEEELDDDDEDGEE; encoded by the exons ATGTCACAAACCACGCTGTCGGCTCCCACGCCGCCAATGTCAAATCCCATCATGTACACACCCACGAATCCCCAGTCCAGATCACCCTTCAACAAGGTCCCTCTTGAGGTCCTTCTCCGCATCTCGTCACTCCTCAACACGACGGAACTGAGCGCCCTGCGCCTCACGTGCAGGTCCATCGAGCAATCCCTGTTCAACACCTTCATGAAGGAATACTTCACCAAGCGTCAGTTCATGCTCACCGAGTTCAGCCTGCAGGCCCTCATCGATATCAGCAAGTCGCGGCTGAGTGATTGCCTCGACCATGTCATCATTGGCCTCAACTGCTTCACGCGCCACTACTTCCCCCCCGGAAAGGAGGCCTGCGAGACTCGCTACCGCGAAGCCCAGGCTGACCATTTTGCACTCGTCCACAGCGGTCAGCATGTCCTCATGCTGACCGAGGCTTTCCGCAACCTGAAGAACCTAAAGACAGTGGGCATCCGCGACTACAACTCCAAGGCCCGCAGCCTTCGCGATGGCTTCACTGCCACCTGGGCGAGCTACGGGGCCACGacgctcgagaaggagacggaAGTCAACCTCTTCCGCGTTCCCATCGACGAGATCCAGGCCTACACCAACAAGGTCTTCATTTCCCTCTTCACTGCACTCGGCAATGCCGGCGCACGCCCCAAGGCCTTTGAGCTGCTCCGGAAAGGCCAGGGCGTCCCCTCGGATGACGCGTTCAACCTCTTCACCAGCTATCTCGGGCCCAAGGTCGCCCCTGTCATCGAAGGCCTCGAGACCTTCATCTGTGTCGTCAACGTAGCCAACGGCCCGTTCAGGACCACGGCTCCGACGCACGGCGCTGAGGACAACACGGCCTTCAGTCGACGTCGGCACGACTATCTCCTACGTCTCTTCCTTGGCTACATGTCCAACTTGAAGCACCTAAGGTTGAATTTTAGCCACCCGGGCAACAACTCGGATGCCGTCGATCACTTCATCAACTGGCTGGGCACTCCGGCTTTCAAGTCCCCGTCCACGCCTCCCATTTTCGACCCCCAGCTTCCatcgccccctcccccggtGGCGTTTCCGCatctcgaggagctcaaTCTAGGCTTTCTGGATGCCGAGCCAAAGCGGCTCATTCATCTTGTTCGGAAGCTCTCGCCGACGCTCAAGAAACTGGAGTTCTGGAAGCTTACTCTGTGGAACAAAGCAGCCGAGGCCCGCGGCACAGAGGAGCGACGTGACCACTACAAGGTCAACCTGTGGGCCAAGATGCTCAAGGCGCTGTGCGACGTGCCTAACTTAAACCTGGACCACATCATGATCGGCAGCCCTGCCCAACGTACCTTCATGACGAACACCAAGGTCTGGTTCCATAGCAAGGACGCCTCGCCCAACGACAAAGTAGACAGGAAAGAGTACACGGGCATCGACTGGAAGCACTTTGTCGAAGAATTGGCCGGGCAAGTCAAGGCGGAACTTCCGCTTGAGACGAGttcggactcggacgaagacgacgtgTACGACTCGGACATGGACGACAACTTGATGGAAG AAGAAGAGCtagatgatgacgatgaggatggcgaAGAGTGA
- a CDS encoding Putative six-hairpin glycosidase superfamily, glycosyl hydrolase, family 88: MKSVLFFATAAAAAGPYLAWTAESFTKHEIDNKKPFHYTKAVLYDGFEAAIELTKDEALVDWYRSRIDDRVVLANGSILNWKPTHYSLDEYRIGNNILWWYERTGEEKYKTAAKTIREQLDRHPRTLEGGFFHRSPDYDDQMWLDGIFMADSFYAKWTSLFDSKNTTAWNDIVNQFDVIDAHTRNRTLNLLYHGFDEKKEAVWANKQTGASPLIWSRAVGWYAVALLEVIPLLPRGHPGVAKLSKYFTTLAEGLKNSQDKTGGWWLIMDPAYVSRTGNYIESSASALFVFAWLKGIKLGLLPERKYFPAAAKGYQELTTFVVENANGTVNWDGTVEVGSLNSDASFDYYTSVPIAMNDYKGVGPWMFASYEWETFNQTKPATRPRSPRTYNRRYHF; this comes from the coding sequence ATGAAGTCcgttctcttcttcgcgaccgcggccgcggccgccggtcCCTACCTGGCCTGGACCGCCGAGTCTTTCACCAAGCACGAGATTGACAACAAGAAGCCCTTCCACTACACCAAGGCCGTCCTGTACGACGGTTTCGAGGCCGCAATCGAGCTCACCAAggacgaggccctcgtcgactgGTACCGCAGCCGCATCGACGAccgcgtcgtcctcgccaacggAAGCATCCTCAACTGGAAGCCCACCCATTACTCCCTCGATGAGTACCGCATCGGCAACAACATTCTCTGGTGGTACGAGCGTACTGGCGAGGAGAAGTACAAGACGGCCGCCAAGACCATccgcgagcagctcgaccgTCATCCTCGCACCCTCGAGGGCGGCTTCTTCCACCGCAGCCCCGACTACGATGACCAGATGTGGCTCGACGGCATCTTCATGGCCGACTCCTTCTACGCCAAGTGGACTTCCCTCTTCGACAGCAAGAACACCACCGCCTGGAACGACATTGTCAACCAGTTCGACGTTATTGACGCCCACACCCGCAACCGCACCCTCAACCTGCTCTAccacggcttcgacgagaagaaggaggccgtcTGGGCCAACAAGCAGACTGGTGCCTCGCCCCTGATCTGGTCCCGTGCCGTCGGCTGgtacgccgtcgccctcctcgaggtcaTCCCCCTGCTGCCCCGCGGCCACCCCGGCGTCGCCAAGCTGTCCAAGTACTTCACCACCCTTGCCGAGGGCCTGAAGAACTCCCAGGACAAGACCGGCGGCTGGTGGCTCATCATGGACCCTGCCTACGTCAGCCGCACCGGCAACTACATCGAGTCttccgcctcggccctcttcgtcttcgcctggctcaagggcatcaagctcggcctgctgcccGAGCGCAAGTACTTCCCGGCGGCCGCCAAGGGCTACCAGGAGCTGACCACCTTTGTCGTCGAgaacgccaacggcaccgtcaacTGGGATggcaccgtcgaggtcggctCGCTCAACAGCGACGCCAGCTTCGACTACTACACCTCGGTCCCCATCGCCATGAACGACTACAAGGGCGTCGGCCCCTGGATGTTCGCCTCCTACGAGTGGGAGACGTTCAACCAGACCAAGCCTGCCACCCGCCCCCGCAGCCCGCGCACCTACAACCGCCGCTACCACTTTTAA
- a CDS encoding Putative aminotransferase, class-I, pyridoxal-phosphate-binding, aminotransferase, class I/classII — MTCTTSPNGAMLSPRGAKTASALRRPWRFAPAQTYSASNPSGVISFALASNALVLDDIASFAARVPLPPDVFTYGYSTAGGARLRAAVASHLNLTFGPHTPLALDDVQLASGATAVQCVLAFALASAGEGVLTSRPVYGRFELDFGNEMGVEVVYADTTPDTCLEPGVVEAFEAALRRSHARGVRIRAVMIVNPNNPLGRCYPRETLVDIMRFCQRHRIHLISDEIYGLSVFSSSSSSSSSSSSSSEPLPAFTSVLSIDPKGVIDPDLVHVEYGLAKDFAAPGMRLGALVSRNRALHEVFSSVVRFHSPAGPSAAIAAAMLEDREWHDGFVSGSREKLAAAYGFVTRGLEDLGVGYVRANAGFFVYVDLSPWLPPPSPPRGEEHGTDQEREFALAQKILEKGVFLHPCEEHCLAPGWFRVVYTQPQEIIGEGLKRLGDALTSLPWATSKSKQS, encoded by the exons ATGACCTGCACCACGTCCCCCAACGGCGCAATGCTCTCCCCGCGCGGCgcgaagacggcctcggccctccGTCGGCCCTGGCGCTTCGCCCCTGCGCAGACCTACTCCGCCTCGAACCCGTCGGGCGTCATCTCCTTCGCCCTGGCCAGCAACGCCCTCgtgctcgacgacatcgcctccttcgccgcccgcgtcccgctgccgccggacGTTTTCACCTACGGCTACAgcaccgccggcggcgcccggctgcgcgccgccgtggcgtCGCATCTGAACCTCACCTTCGGCCCGCACACgccgctggcgctggacgacGTCCAGCTCGCCTCGGGCGCGACGGCCGTGCAGTGcgtcctcgccttcgccctcgcgtccgcgggcgagggcgtgctCACGTCGCGGCCGGTGTACGGGCGCTTCGAGCTCGATTTTGGCAACGAGATGGGCGTCGAGGTGGTGTACGCCGACACGACGCCCGACACGTGCCTCGAgccgggcgtcgtcgaggcgttcgaggcggcgctgcgGCGGTCGCACGCGCGGGGCGTGCGGATCCGCGCCGTGATGATTGTGAACCCGAACAACCCGCTCGGCCGGTGCTACCCGCGCGAGACGCTGGTGGACATCATGCGGTTCTGCCAGCGGCACAGAATCCATCTCATCAGCGACGAGATCTATGGGCTTTCGgtgttctcgtcgtcgtcatcatcgtcgtcgtcgtcgtcgtcgtcgtcggaaccgctgccggccttcACGTCCGTGTTGTCCATCGACCCCAAGGGCGTCATCGACCCGGACCTGGTGCACGTGGAGTACGGCCTTGCAAAAGACTTTGCGGCCCCGGGGATGCGGCTCGGCGCGCTGGTGTCGCGGAACCGGGCGCTCCACGAGGTGTTCTCGAGCGTCGTGCGGTTCCACAGCCCCGCGGGTCCGTCGGCCGCGATCGCGGCCGCCATGCTCGAGGACCGCGAGTGGCATGACGGGTTCGTGTCCGGGTCCAGGGAGAAGCTCGCGGCAGCGTACGGGTTCGTGACGAGGGGGTTGGAGGACCTGGGCGTCGGGTATGTCCGGGCGAacgccggcttcttcgtGTACGTCGACCTATCGCCgtggctgccgccgccgtcgcctcctcGGGGGGAGGAACACGGCACGGACCAGGAGCGGGAGTTTGCGCTGGCGCAGAAGATCCTGGAGAAGGGTGTGTTTTTGCACCCTTGCGAAGAGCACTGTCTTGCGCCGGGGTGGTTTCGTGTGGTGTACACCCAGCCGCAAGAAATCATCGGCGAGGGTCTGAAGAG ACTTGGTGACGCATTGACTAGCTTGCCGTGGGCGACATCGAAGAGCAAACAATCATGA